In a genomic window of uncultured Sphaerochaeta sp.:
- a CDS encoding NAD(P)-binding oxidoreductase, with translation MRVLVLGASGATGRLVVSQLVERNIRVRALVRPTAQVDEQIREHALVELVSGLIDVYREQEIRDLIVDCDAVICCLGHTLSFKGMFGRPRKLVTHAVQRVTAQLHASQKFILMSTTAYTDGSRGEKNSKGESIIFSLLKVVLPPHRDNMLAADHLVHEIGETLPWVAVRPDSLVDDEQVTGYEVYEHRQRSPMFNPGKASRINTAHFMAELVQDDGLWEQWKQRMPVLYTT, from the coding sequence ATGAGAGTATTGGTATTGGGAGCAAGTGGGGCGACCGGTAGGTTGGTGGTTTCCCAGCTGGTGGAGCGGAACATTCGGGTTAGGGCGCTGGTTCGCCCCACTGCCCAGGTTGACGAACAGATACGGGAGCATGCTCTGGTTGAGCTGGTCAGCGGTCTGATTGATGTTTACAGGGAACAAGAGATCCGAGACCTCATCGTGGACTGCGATGCGGTCATCTGCTGTCTGGGCCATACCCTCTCTTTCAAGGGAATGTTCGGCCGTCCAAGAAAACTTGTCACCCATGCAGTGCAGAGAGTTACGGCCCAACTGCACGCTTCCCAGAAGTTCATTCTCATGAGTACCACAGCCTATACCGATGGGAGCAGGGGAGAGAAGAACAGCAAAGGAGAATCAATCATATTCTCACTGTTGAAAGTGGTGTTGCCTCCCCACCGGGACAACATGCTTGCCGCTGACCATCTTGTGCATGAGATTGGAGAAACTCTTCCATGGGTTGCCGTGCGGCCTGACTCGCTTGTTGATGATGAGCAGGTGACAGGGTACGAAGTGTATGAGCACAGGCAGCGAAGTCCCATGTTCAATCCCGGCAAGGCAAGCAGGATCAATACAGCCCATTTCATGGCGGAGCTGGTTCAGGATGATGGATTGTGGGAACAGTGGAAACAGCGCATGCCTGTGCTGTACACTACGTGA
- a CDS encoding carbon starvation protein A — protein MNGIFMLVLSIVVLVGAYLVYGRYLAKKWGVDAKRKTPAMEMEDGVDYVPTSRQVVFGHQFASIAGAGPINGPIQAAIFGWVPVLLWVLIGGVFIGAVQDFGSIFASVRNKGRSIGYIIELYVGKLGKRLFLLFVWLFSILVIAAFADIVAGTFNGFNADASTNLINGATATTSTAFIAVAVALGFFIRYKKPNNLVTTVVAIAALVACIVFGLAFPVYIQKTLWLYLVFAYIMVASVVPVWALLQPRDFLNSFLLVFMIAAAVVGIFVANPTINLPAFTGFVVNGQQMFPILFVTIACGAVSGFHSLVSSGTASKQIRNENDMLPIAYGAMLLESLVAVISLICAGAVFANGALPAGTPPQIFAMAVAGFLAKAGIPTLASNTIITLAISAFALTSLDSVARIGRLAFQELFMDSGTDEEHMSLTLRILTNKYVATIATLFFGYLLSVNGYAKIWPLFGSANQLVSALALCAIAIFLKKTSKKGSMIWIPMFFMLGVTFTALIQIIIVRIGKLGSGNFQLLSDGMQLVFAILLVGLGLVIAFKSIHTLFLEKNKEEKKAEAA, from the coding sequence ATGAACGGTATCTTCATGCTCGTTCTGTCCATCGTCGTGCTTGTGGGTGCGTACCTTGTCTACGGTCGCTACCTCGCAAAAAAATGGGGAGTTGATGCAAAACGCAAGACTCCGGCGATGGAGATGGAAGATGGTGTGGACTATGTCCCCACTTCGAGACAAGTCGTCTTTGGGCACCAATTTGCATCGATAGCCGGAGCAGGCCCGATCAACGGTCCGATCCAGGCAGCAATCTTTGGTTGGGTGCCAGTCCTTCTTTGGGTGCTCATCGGAGGTGTGTTCATCGGTGCTGTCCAAGACTTCGGGTCCATCTTCGCTTCGGTGCGCAACAAAGGCCGTTCCATCGGCTACATCATCGAGCTGTATGTTGGAAAACTCGGCAAACGACTCTTCCTCCTCTTCGTCTGGCTCTTCTCCATCCTGGTCATCGCGGCTTTCGCCGACATCGTTGCCGGTACCTTCAATGGCTTCAATGCCGATGCTTCCACCAATCTGATCAACGGGGCAACCGCCACCACCAGCACTGCGTTCATAGCCGTGGCAGTTGCACTCGGTTTCTTCATCCGCTACAAGAAACCAAACAATCTTGTCACCACAGTAGTTGCGATAGCTGCTTTGGTAGCGTGCATTGTCTTTGGTCTGGCCTTCCCTGTCTATATCCAGAAAACCCTCTGGCTCTATCTGGTATTCGCCTACATCATGGTAGCAAGCGTCGTTCCCGTCTGGGCACTGTTGCAACCCCGCGATTTCTTGAACAGCTTCCTCCTGGTCTTCATGATCGCAGCTGCAGTGGTCGGTATCTTTGTTGCCAATCCCACGATCAACCTTCCTGCATTCACCGGCTTTGTGGTGAACGGTCAGCAGATGTTCCCCATCCTCTTTGTCACCATAGCCTGTGGAGCGGTCTCCGGTTTCCACAGCCTGGTGAGCAGCGGAACTGCATCCAAGCAGATCCGCAATGAAAATGACATGCTTCCCATCGCCTATGGCGCCATGCTTCTGGAATCCTTGGTAGCTGTCATCTCCCTGATCTGTGCAGGAGCTGTATTTGCAAACGGTGCGCTTCCTGCCGGGACCCCTCCCCAGATTTTCGCCATGGCAGTTGCAGGCTTTTTGGCAAAAGCAGGCATTCCCACGCTTGCCAGCAATACCATCATCACCTTGGCGATCAGCGCATTCGCCCTTACCAGCCTTGACTCGGTGGCAAGAATCGGCCGTCTTGCCTTCCAGGAACTGTTCATGGACAGCGGTACGGATGAGGAGCACATGAGCCTGACACTTCGCATACTTACCAACAAGTATGTAGCCACCATTGCCACCCTATTCTTCGGCTATCTGCTCTCGGTGAATGGCTATGCCAAGATTTGGCCGCTCTTCGGATCTGCCAACCAGCTGGTAAGTGCCCTGGCCCTCTGTGCGATCGCCATCTTCCTGAAGAAGACAAGCAAGAAGGGATCCATGATCTGGATTCCCATGTTCTTCATGCTTGGCGTGACCTTCACAGCCCTCATCCAGATCATCATCGTACGCATCGGCAAGCTGGGAAGCGGAAACTTCCAGCTGCTTTCCGATGGTATGCAACTGGTCTTCGCCATCCTTCTGGTAGGCTTGGGCCTGGTCATCGCCTTCAAGTCAATCCATACCCTGTTCCTGGAAAAGAACAAGGAAGAGAAAAAGGCTGAAGCGGCCTAA
- a CDS encoding AEC family transporter — protein sequence MYSILPVLLLFILGFLLQKSTTLTPASVAGAKRIVSDLALPALLFQAFSSLEIERKYLLLVVTIFLVCFVMVMLGKALAKPLHMESPYFPLLLGGFEMGMLGYALFLAVYGSEHLGKMALIDLGQVLFVFFVLMALLIKERDGAHTPKVLLRQFLTSPVILAIFSGIVVSMAGRHVAPHPVWTAIGESISLLANLTVPLIALSIGYGIHIRKEGLAWSLKTIVVRKVVLLALALLINHFLIDQLLGMESIYRYALLVMFLTPPPFVITIYMRANDKKNADYVDNTLSLDTLVSILMVMMAASLYR from the coding sequence ATGTACTCAATTCTCCCCGTCCTCTTATTGTTCATCCTCGGGTTTCTGTTGCAGAAATCGACAACGCTGACACCAGCTTCGGTGGCGGGTGCAAAACGCATTGTATCCGATCTGGCTCTTCCGGCTCTTCTGTTTCAGGCCTTCTCTTCGTTGGAAATCGAGAGGAAGTATCTCCTTTTGGTTGTGACCATCTTCCTGGTCTGCTTTGTGATGGTCATGCTGGGCAAGGCCCTTGCGAAACCCCTTCATATGGAGTCTCCGTATTTTCCCCTCCTGCTTGGTGGTTTTGAAATGGGAATGCTGGGGTATGCCTTATTCCTTGCCGTGTACGGGAGCGAGCATCTGGGGAAGATGGCCTTGATTGATCTGGGCCAGGTCTTGTTTGTGTTCTTCGTGCTCATGGCATTGTTGATCAAGGAGCGTGATGGAGCACATACTCCCAAGGTCTTGCTTCGCCAGTTCCTCACTTCCCCGGTGATTTTGGCCATATTCAGCGGCATTGTGGTCAGCATGGCAGGCCGCCATGTTGCTCCGCATCCGGTTTGGACGGCAATAGGGGAGAGTATCTCCCTGCTAGCCAATCTGACCGTTCCGCTCATAGCCCTCTCGATTGGGTATGGCATACACATCAGGAAAGAAGGGTTGGCGTGGTCACTCAAGACAATCGTGGTCAGGAAGGTCGTCTTGCTTGCCTTGGCCTTGTTGATCAATCACTTCCTGATCGACCAACTGTTGGGAATGGAGAGCATCTATCGCTATGCACTGCTGGTCATGTTCCTCACCCCGCCTCCGTTTGTCATTACCATCTACATGCGTGCCAATGACAAGAAGAATGCCGATTATGTGGACAACACGCTCTCTCTTGATACCCTTGTCTCCATTCTCATGGTCATGATGGCAGCATCCTTGTATAGGTAG
- a CDS encoding VOC family protein → MSIQKIIPNLWFDREALDAARFYASVFPDGRVTSTVTLHDTPSGDTDVVSFELAGYSFMAINGGPLFALDPSISFFLNFDPSKERDAKEHLDRMWKQLSEGGTVLMPLGEYPFSPHYGWVQDRYGVSWQLILTDPKGEERPFIIPALLFTGKGAGKAEEAVNWYQSIFNASKWGALARYPEGMEHDAPGSLMFSDFQLEGQWFVAMDSGYPHAFHFNEAVSLMVNCDTQEEVDRLWEILSYDPEAAQCGWLKDRYGLSWQIVPSSMDEMMREGTPEQVDRMSQAVLTMTKLDENLIRKAFEE, encoded by the coding sequence ATGTCGATACAGAAAATCATCCCAAACCTATGGTTTGACCGTGAAGCGCTTGATGCGGCACGCTTTTATGCAAGCGTCTTTCCCGATGGTCGTGTCACCAGTACGGTGACCCTGCATGATACTCCCTCCGGCGATACCGATGTCGTCAGTTTTGAGTTGGCAGGGTACTCGTTCATGGCAATCAACGGTGGCCCGCTGTTTGCCCTGGACCCCTCGATTTCGTTTTTCCTGAACTTTGATCCATCGAAAGAGCGTGATGCAAAGGAACATCTGGACCGGATGTGGAAGCAGCTTTCCGAGGGGGGAACGGTCCTGATGCCCCTAGGTGAGTATCCTTTCAGCCCACACTATGGCTGGGTGCAGGACCGGTACGGGGTGAGCTGGCAGTTGATCCTTACTGATCCGAAAGGGGAGGAGCGTCCTTTTATCATCCCTGCACTTCTCTTCACCGGCAAGGGCGCAGGCAAGGCCGAAGAGGCAGTGAATTGGTACCAATCGATATTCAATGCCAGCAAATGGGGTGCCCTGGCCCGATATCCTGAGGGAATGGAGCATGATGCACCCGGATCGCTGATGTTCAGTGATTTCCAGCTTGAAGGACAGTGGTTCGTTGCCATGGACAGTGGATATCCTCATGCGTTCCATTTCAACGAGGCAGTTTCCCTGATGGTGAACTGCGATACGCAGGAGGAAGTCGATCGGTTGTGGGAAATCCTCTCCTATGATCCTGAGGCTGCCCAGTGCGGATGGTTGAAGGACCGGTACGGGCTTTCCTGGCAGATTGTTCCCTCAAGTATGGACGAGATGATGAGAGAGGGTACCCCTGAACAGGTGGATAGGATGAGTCAGGCTGTACTCACGATGACCAAGCTCGATGAAAACCTGATAAGGAAAGCGTTTGAAGAGTAA
- a CDS encoding CPBP family intramembrane glutamic endopeptidase, with protein sequence MAKGYAWLFRLLVVLVFLQQVINYLSYDLRGPSSAVVRMLGGVGLEEPLARALYWYVLQIGFSLLLIKLVIRRPFRDVGFNLHNKQSSRTIILRFIPLYTAVVVLAWLAMARIWGVGMILGGVEPQTLAYQVKDIAIFSLLPGPGEEPLFRVFVIQFLLMVLYSGKDAETRAVKLFLIVVSSLLFALAHVFVLSFVPLQLKYSVLQVATSFVLGMVYAYSYLHTKSIVAAVVCHNYTDFVVRFGAYVLLSFVGT encoded by the coding sequence ATGGCTAAGGGATACGCATGGCTGTTCAGATTGTTGGTTGTCCTCGTCTTCCTCCAGCAGGTGATCAACTACCTCTCCTATGATCTGAGGGGACCTTCCTCGGCAGTGGTCAGGATGCTTGGGGGAGTGGGCTTGGAAGAACCTCTGGCCAGGGCCCTGTATTGGTACGTCCTGCAGATAGGATTCTCCCTCTTGCTGATCAAGCTCGTCATTCGCAGGCCATTTCGCGATGTTGGGTTCAACCTGCACAACAAGCAGTCTTCACGCACAATCATACTCCGGTTCATTCCCCTCTATACGGCGGTGGTTGTCCTCGCTTGGTTGGCCATGGCAAGGATCTGGGGCGTTGGGATGATACTTGGGGGAGTTGAGCCACAAACGCTTGCGTATCAGGTGAAGGATATCGCCATCTTCAGCCTATTGCCCGGTCCTGGCGAAGAACCCCTGTTCAGGGTGTTCGTCATCCAGTTTCTCCTGATGGTTCTGTACAGCGGCAAGGATGCGGAAACACGTGCTGTGAAGCTCTTCCTCATCGTGGTATCTTCCCTCTTGTTCGCCTTGGCACATGTGTTCGTGCTCTCATTTGTTCCCCTGCAGCTCAAGTATTCGGTATTGCAGGTAGCAACTTCCTTTGTCTTGGGTATGGTGTACGCATACAGCTATCTCCATACCAAAAGCATTGTTGCCGCAGTGGTTTGCCACAACTATACGGACTTTGTCGTGAGATTTGGTGCGTATGTGCTGCTCAGCTTCGTTGGTACGTAA
- a CDS encoding InlB B-repeat-containing protein, with product MKTWKTLAILVALMLAVFAGCSDMIESLSQIELKVTINDHNIPLDSVFTLYGTHEGSRDQVTKVLGSVTDSTLLPLQSGTWNLRVEARENGIVKGEGSCTVSVSPGTTMPATINMIYQYAVTFNADGGSSLSIPGKDVVFAAPYGSLATATKTGYTLEGWYTAQNGSGMKVDQDTIVTIVSPQILHANWVANTYAVTFDKQSGTNGSDTVSATYDATMPSATAPMRTGYTFGGYYDQANGAGTQYYTAGMGSSRSWDKTEATTLFAKWTAISYALTYVLEDGTNNSANPGSYTVETATITLQEPTKTGYTFGKWFSDSAFTIGNEVTEIPLGSTQDKTLYAKWTANSYAVTFDRQSGTDGSSSVNATYDATMPSAVAPTKTGYTFGGYYDQANGAGTQYYTAGMGSSRSWDKTEATTLFAKWTAISYALTYVLEDGTNNSANPGSYTIETATITLQAPTKTGYTFDGWFSNSGFTGSQVTAIALGSTGDRTLYAKWTPISYTVTFDKQSGTDGFVSVNATYDAEMPNATAPTRTGYTFGGYYDQTDGGGTQYYTAAMASTQSWDKTDITPTLYAKWIANTSVVTLDMQSGTGGSGSVNATYDAAMPNAIVPEKTGYLFGGYYDQTNGGGTQYYTPAMTSARTWNKTDETTTLYAKWSARLYPVVLDMQSGTGGSGSVNATYDAAMPGATAPTRTGYTFGGYYDQTNGGGTQYYTATMTSARSWNKTDNAPILYAKWTPISYTLTYVLGDGTNNAANPGSYTIETATITLQAPSKTGYTFGGWFSNSGFTGSQVTAIALGSTGDRTLYAKWTPISYALTYVMEEGTNNSANPGSYTIETATITLQAPTKTGYTFDGWFSHSGFTGSQVTAIALGSTGDRTLYAKWTPISYTVTFDKQSGSDGSDTVSATYDATMPLATPPMRTGYTFGGYYDQTDGGGTQYYTAAMESTRSWDKTDIAPTLFAKWIANTSVVTLDMQSGANGSASVSATYDAAMPNAIVPEKTGYLFGGYYDQTNGGGTQYYTPAMTSARTWNKTDENTTLYAKWSAWVYPVVLDMQSGTGGSGSVNATYDTAMPGATAPTRTGYTFGGYYDQTDGGGTQYYTATMTSARTWNKADNAPILYAKWTIDTYPVRYDANSASSGSVPAAQTKTYGSNLTLASNTGSLAKTGYTFAGWNTAANGSGTDYAAGATYSTNAALTLYAKWTATIIYDSQSATVDSSPTSQTVTWTSGRDTVGTLPTAPQKTGYTFDGWYTAASGAGTSFNASSEVTGSLTLYAKWTATMTYDSQSATVDSSPTSQTVTWTSGRDTVGTLPTAPQKTGYTFGGWYTAASGAGTAFDAGSEVTGSLTLYAKWIIDTYPVRYDANSASSGSVPAAQTKTYGTDLALASNIGLLAKTGYTFAGWNTAANGSGTDYATGAAYSTNAALTLYAKWNIDTYPVSYDANSASSGSVPSAQTKTYGSNLTLASNTGSLAKTGYTFAGWNTAANGSGTDYAAGATYSTNAALTLYAKWIANTSVVTLDMQSGANGSASVSATYDAAMPNAIVPEKTVYLFGGYYDQTNGGGTQYYTPAMTSARTWNKTDETTTLYAKWSARLYSVLLDMQSGTGGSGSVNATYDAAMPGATAPTRTGYTFGGYYDQTNGGGTQYYTATMTSARSWNKTDNAPILYAKWTIDTYPVRYDANSASSGSVPAAQTKTYGSNLTLASNTGLLAKTGYTFAGWNTAANGSGTDYAAGATYSTNAALTLYAKWIATWVVGGLGPSGGYIFHDKGSYSDGWRYLEAAPSDIAVGAALFGYYRETSTGANLGTGATGTAIGTGKTNTANLVSKMGETAYISSSSTTTSADYAANLATKHIVEYGGVEYKGWFLPSRDELYAMFVNLVKDRAFPLGNFLYGTYNEYWSSSEDISYDPSGYAIAQTFSAVSTPGLPSSNAGDQYYYSRRISIRVRPVRAF from the coding sequence ATGAAAACATGGAAAACATTGGCAATACTCGTTGCGTTGATGCTCGCTGTGTTCGCTGGATGCAGCGATATGATCGAGTCATTATCCCAAATAGAATTGAAGGTGACAATCAACGACCATAATATTCCCTTGGATTCGGTATTTACGCTCTATGGAACCCATGAGGGCTCCAGGGACCAAGTCACAAAGGTTCTTGGTTCTGTGACCGATTCGACGCTGCTTCCTCTACAAAGCGGCACATGGAATCTTCGTGTAGAGGCAAGAGAAAATGGCATAGTGAAGGGTGAAGGTTCCTGCACTGTTTCTGTCAGTCCAGGTACTACCATGCCAGCGACCATCAACATGATCTACCAGTATGCGGTTACGTTCAATGCCGATGGAGGATCGTCGCTCTCGATACCCGGCAAGGATGTCGTGTTTGCTGCTCCCTACGGATCATTGGCTACAGCGACAAAAACTGGCTATACACTGGAAGGATGGTATACCGCTCAGAATGGGAGTGGAATGAAAGTCGATCAGGACACAATTGTCACTATAGTTTCTCCTCAGATCTTGCATGCAAACTGGGTTGCCAATACTTACGCAGTAACGTTTGACAAGCAGTCGGGGACCAACGGATCCGATACGGTGAGCGCCACGTACGATGCAACGATGCCGAGTGCAACAGCCCCAATGAGGACAGGCTATACGTTCGGCGGCTATTATGATCAGGCAAATGGGGCAGGAACACAATACTACACAGCCGGTATGGGGAGCAGCAGAAGCTGGGACAAGACGGAGGCGACCACGCTATTTGCCAAATGGACAGCCATCAGCTACGCCCTCACCTATGTACTGGAAGATGGAACCAACAATTCGGCCAATCCTGGGTCCTATACGGTAGAGACGGCGACGATCACGTTGCAGGAACCCACAAAGACAGGCTACACGTTCGGAAAGTGGTTCTCAGACAGTGCCTTCACTATCGGAAACGAAGTGACAGAAATCCCACTGGGCTCAACCCAAGACAAGACGCTGTATGCAAAATGGACAGCAAACAGCTATGCGGTGACCTTTGACAGGCAGTCAGGGACCGACGGGTCTAGTTCGGTGAATGCGACCTACGATGCAACGATGCCGAGTGCCGTGGCCCCAACAAAAACGGGCTATACGTTCGGCGGCTACTATGATCAGGCAAATGGGGCAGGAACACAATACTACACAGCCGGTATGGGGAGCAGCAGAAGCTGGGACAAGACAGAGGCGACCACGCTATTTGCCAAATGGACAGCCATCAGCTACGCCCTCACCTATGTGCTGGAAGATGGAACCAACAATTCGGCCAATCCTGGGTCCTATACGATAGAGACGGCGACGATCACGTTGCAGGCACCCACAAAGACTGGGTACACGTTCGATGGCTGGTTCTCCAATAGCGGTTTCACCGGGAGTCAGGTGACGGCCATAGCTCTGGGTTCAACAGGAGACAGGACTCTCTATGCAAAGTGGACTCCCATCAGCTATACCGTGACCTTCGACAAGCAGTCAGGGACCGATGGATTTGTTTCCGTGAATGCAACCTACGATGCAGAGATGCCAAACGCAACAGCCCCGACGAGGACAGGCTACACGTTCGGTGGCTACTATGACCAGACCGATGGAGGTGGTACACAGTACTACACCGCTGCGATGGCAAGTACCCAAAGCTGGGACAAGACCGATATAACGCCGACGCTGTATGCGAAGTGGATTGCAAACACATCTGTAGTGACTCTCGACATGCAGTCGGGGACCGGCGGGTCTGGTTCGGTGAATGCGACCTACGATGCAGCGATGCCAAACGCCATCGTCCCGGAGAAAACGGGGTACCTGTTCGGCGGCTACTATGACCAAACCAATGGGGGAGGTACACAGTACTACACGCCAGCGATGACAAGCGCGAGAACCTGGAACAAGACTGACGAGACTACCACGCTGTACGCCAAGTGGAGTGCGAGACTCTATCCAGTTGTCCTCGATATGCAGTCGGGGACCGGCGGGTCTGGTTCGGTGAATGCGACCTACGATGCAGCGATGCCGGGTGCAACAGCCCCGACGAGGACCGGCTACACGTTCGGTGGCTACTATGACCAGACCAATGGAGGTGGTACACAGTACTACACCGCTACGATGACAAGTGCCCGAAGCTGGAACAAGACTGATAATGCGCCGATACTGTACGCAAAGTGGACTCCCATCAGCTATACCCTCACCTATGTGCTGGGAGATGGGACCAACAACGCGGCCAATCCTGGGTCCTATACGATAGAGACTGCGACGATCACGTTGCAGGCACCCTCAAAGACAGGCTACACGTTCGGAGGCTGGTTCTCCAATAGCGGTTTCACCGGGAGTCAGGTGACGGCCATAGCCCTGGGATCAACAGGAGACAGGACGCTCTATGCGAAGTGGACTCCCATCAGCTATGCCCTCACCTATGTGATGGAAGAGGGTACCAACAATTCGGCCAATCCTGGGTCCTATACGATAGAGACGGCGACGATCACGTTGCAGGCACCCACAAAGACCGGCTATACGTTCGATGGCTGGTTCTCCCATAGCGGTTTCACCGGGAGTCAGGTGACGGCCATAGCTCTGGGATCAACAGGAGACAGGACTCTCTATGCAAAGTGGACTCCCATCAGCTATACCGTGACCTTCGACAAGCAGTCAGGGTCCGATGGCTCCGATACGGTGAGCGCCACGTATGACGCCACCATGCCGCTGGCGACACCCCCGATGAGAACCGGCTACACGTTCGGTGGCTACTATGACCAGACCGATGGAGGTGGTACACAGTACTACACCGCTGCGATGGAAAGTACCCGAAGCTGGGACAAGACCGATATAGCGCCGACGCTTTTTGCGAAGTGGATTGCAAACACATCTGTAGTGACTCTCGACATGCAGTCGGGGGCCAACGGTTCTGCTTCGGTGAGCGCAACCTACGATGCAGCGATGCCAAATGCCATCGTCCCGGAGAAAACGGGGTACCTGTTCGGCGGCTACTATGACCAAACCAATGGGGGAGGTACACAGTACTACACGCCAGCGATGACAAGCGCAAGAACCTGGAACAAGACTGACGAGAATACCACGCTGTACGCCAAGTGGAGTGCATGGGTCTATCCAGTTGTCCTCGATATGCAGTCGGGGACCGGCGGGTCTGGTTCGGTGAATGCGACCTACGATACAGCGATGCCGGGTGCAACAGCCCCGACGAGGACCGGCTACACGTTCGGTGGCTACTATGACCAGACCGATGGAGGTGGTACACAGTACTACACCGCTACGATGACAAGTGCCCGAACCTGGAACAAGGCTGATAATGCGCCGATACTGTATGCAAAGTGGACCATCGACACCTACCCAGTGAGGTATGATGCCAACAGTGCCTCCTCGGGATCGGTACCGGCTGCCCAGACCAAGACCTATGGCAGCAACCTCACCCTTGCATCAAACACAGGCTCCCTGGCAAAGACAGGCTACACCTTCGCAGGATGGAACACTGCGGCCAACGGGAGTGGAACCGACTATGCAGCAGGGGCGACCTACAGCACCAATGCTGCGCTGACCCTGTATGCGAAGTGGACGGCCACCATTATCTACGACTCTCAAAGTGCAACAGTAGATTCCAGCCCCACCTCACAGACGGTGACCTGGACGAGTGGCCGCGACACAGTGGGAACACTGCCGACTGCTCCTCAGAAAACCGGCTATACCTTCGATGGTTGGTATACCGCAGCAAGCGGAGCAGGGACTTCCTTCAATGCTAGCTCTGAGGTCACCGGAAGTCTGACCCTCTATGCAAAGTGGACGGCCACCATGACCTATGACTCTCAAAGCGCAACAGTAGATTCCAGCCCCACCTCACAGACGGTGACCTGGACGAGTGGCCGCGACACAGTGGGAACACTGCCGACTGCTCCTCAGAAAACCGGCTATACCTTCGGTGGTTGGTATACTGCAGCAAGCGGAGCAGGGACTGCCTTCGATGCTGGTTCTGAGGTCACTGGAAGTCTGACCCTCTATGCAAAGTGGATTATCGACACCTACCCAGTGAGGTATGATGCCAACAGTGCCTCCTCGGGTTCGGTACCGGCTGCCCAGACCAAGACCTATGGCACCGACCTCGCCCTTGCATCAAACATAGGTTTACTGGCAAAGACAGGCTACACCTTCGCAGGATGGAACACTGCAGCCAACGGGAGCGGGACCGACTATGCAACAGGGGCGGCCTACAGCACCAATGCTGCGCTGACCCTGTATGCGAAGTGGAACATCGACACCTACCCAGTGAGTTATGATGCCAACAGCGCCTCCTCAGGATCGGTACCGTCTGCCCAGACAAAGACTTATGGAAGCAACCTCACCCTTGCATCAAACACAGGCTCTCTGGCAAAGACAGGCTATACCTTCGCTGGATGGAACACTGCGGCCAACGGGAGCGGGACCGACTATGCAGCAGGGGCGACCTACAGCACCAATGCAGCACTGACCCTGTATGCGAAGTGGATTGCGAATACATCTGTAGTGACTCTCGACATGCAGTCGGGAGCCAACGGCTCTGCTTCGGTGAGCGCAACCTACGATGCAGCGATGCCAAACGCCATCGTCCCGGAGAAAACGGTGTACCTGTTCGGCGGCTACTACGACCAAACCAATGGGGGAGGTACACAGTACTACACGCCAGCGATGACAAGCGCGAGAACCTGGAACAAGACTGACGAGACGACCACGCTGTACGCCAAGTGGAGTGCGAGGCTCTATTCCGTTCTTCTCGACATGCAGTCGGGGACCGGCGGGTCTGGTTCGGTGAATGCGACCTACGATGCAGCGATGCCGGGTGCAACAGCCCCGACGAGGACCGGCTACACGTTCGGTGGCTACTATGACCAGACCAATGGAGGTGGTACACAGTACTACACCGCTACGATGACAAGTGCCCGAAGCTGGAACAAGACTGATAATGCGCCGATACTGTATGCAAAGTGGACCATCGACACCTACCCAGTGAGGTATGATGCCAACAGTGCCTCCTCGGGATCGGTACCGGCTGCCCAGACCAAGACCTATGGCAGCAACCTCACCCTTGCATCAAACACAGGTTTACTGGCAAAGACAGGCTACACCTTCGCAGGATGGAACACTGCAGCCAACGGGAGCGGAACCGACTATGCAGCAGGGGCGACCTACAGCACCAATGCAGCACTGACCCTGTATGCGAAGTGGATTGCGACATGGGTAGTTGGAGGCTTGGGCCCTTCCGGTGGATACATTTTCCATGACAAGGGCAGCTACAGTGATGGTTGGCGATATCTGGAGGCAGCTCCGTCAGACATCGCGGTGGGAGCCGCTCTCTTCGGATATTACCGAGAAACTTCAACAGGGGCAAATCTTGGGACAGGTGCTACGGGTACAGCAATAGGAACGGGCAAGACGAATACTGCTAACTTAGTGAGTAAGATGGGGGAAACGGCATATATTTCCTCATCTTCAACCACGACATCAGCAGACTATGCTGCTAATCTTGCCACCAAGCACATAGTCGAGTATGGCGGAGTGGAATATAAGGGTTGGTTTTTACCATCGAGAGACGAGCTGTATGCGATGTTCGTAAACCTAGTAAAAGATAGGGCATTTCCCCTTGGGAATTTTCTTTACGGCACCTACAATGAATATTGGAGTTCCTCTGAAGATATTTCTTATGATCCATCTGGTTATGCAATCGCCCAAACGTTCAGCGCTGTCTCTACCCCCGGGTTGCCAAGTTCCAATGCAGGGGATCAGTATTACTACAGTCGACGCATTTCAATCAGGGTCAGGCCTGTGCGGGCTTTCTGA